The Hevea brasiliensis isolate MT/VB/25A 57/8 chromosome 1, ASM3005281v1, whole genome shotgun sequence genome has a window encoding:
- the LOC131178674 gene encoding transcription factor bHLH128-like has translation MAQPRWSKPDKPAAMYPPSSSPQNPTVPIGLTRYGSAPGSFLSRTVDSVIGSDREFSALGSSSSSLVGQQYVSGDSSSLTTESSCKVNSSNDPRPPPKSSAGDGLQRSYGFNDINGSLVRQKSSPAGFLSNLSTENGFSITPGSGGYNSHNGATGGHTVSRLKSQLSFAGQDSLSQISEVSENAAEGINSNNGRQNSSHSYAAASFRMESWDNTNSIVFSGPPSKRTKSIDGDIFNCLNGLETQFSLPQTSLEMATVEKLLNIPEDSVPCKIRAKRGCATHPRSIAERERRTRISGRLKKLQELVPNMDKQTSYADMLDLAVQHIKVLQNEVQKLQNELENCTCGCGPTK, from the exons ATGGCTCAACCTCGTTGGTCCAAACCCGATAAGCCCGCTGCCATGTACCCACCATCTTCCTCACCTCAGAATCCCACGGTCCCGATTGGTCTAACCAGGTACGGTTCGGCCCCAGGTTCGTTTTTAAGCAGGACTGTGGATTCTGTCATTGGGTCTGACCGTGAATTCTCTGCCTTGGGTTCCTCCTCGTCTTCGCTAGTTGGTCAGCAGTACGTCTCTGGGGACTCGTCCTCGCTTACCACTGAGTCATCTTGCAAAGTCAACTCATCTAACGATCCAAGGCCGCCGCCGAAGAGCAGCGCCGGTGATGGTTTGCAGAGATCCTATGGGTTCAATGATATTAATGGTTCTTTGGTCAGGCAGAAGAGCTCGCCCGCTGGTTTTCTATCCAATCTCTCCACGGAAAACG GTTTTTCAATTACACCGGGAAGTGGAGGGTATAACTCTCACAATGGTGCAACTGGTGGCCACACTGTGTCAAGGTTGAAGTCTCAGTTGAGCTTTGCCGGACAAGATTCTCTTTCTCAAATATCTGAAGTTAGTGAAAATGCTGCTGAAGGCATCAACTCTAACAATGGCCGCCAGAATTCTTCTCATTCTTATGCTGCTGCTAGCTTCAGGATGGAGTCCTGGGACAATACCAATTCCATTGTATTTTCTGGGCCACCAAGCAAACGAACGAAGAGCATTGATGGAGACATTTTTAACTGTCTCAATGGCTTAGAAACTCAG TTTAGCTTGCCTCAAACTAGTCTTGAGATGGCAACAGTGGAGAAGCTACTAAATATTCCTGAAGACTCTGTGCCATGCAAAATCCGCGCCAAGCGTGGCTGTGCCACTCACCCACGAAGTATTGCTGAAAGG GAGAGAAGAACCAGAATAAGTGGGAGATTGAAGAAACTGCAAGAGCTTGTTCCAAACATGGATAAG CAAACGAGCTATGCAGACATGTTGGATTTGGCAGTTCAGCACATCAAAGTCCTTCAAAATGAAGTTCAG AAACTACAAAATGAATTGGAAAATTGTACGTGCGGATGCGGACCAACCAAATAA